In Castanea sativa cultivar Marrone di Chiusa Pesio chromosome 6, ASM4071231v1, a single window of DNA contains:
- the LOC142638584 gene encoding exportin-2-like, with amino-acid sequence MQIFDIILSPESWKKASNIPALVRLLQAVLPKAPHELKQEGRLIQVLEIFEELISSPSTAEQGFYVLSTVIENLEYDAIETYIPTIWAILFVQQEKFQAEKFVKSFLILLSLFVVKHGFMKLSDSMNSVQANIFSLVVKQQWIPNLKLITGSIELKLVAVASTRLIQFLGKSPAILDPANVELWGKMVDSIVTLLLWPEQDRVEERQEMPDIAENVRYTATSVRLYNAGKKEEDPLKDIKDPKAVLVASLAGLSS; translated from the coding sequence ATGCAGATTTTTGACATTATCCTATCACCTGAGTCATGGAAAAAAGCTTCAAATATCCCAGCACTTGTGCGTCTGCTTCAGGCCGTCCTTCCGAAGGCACCCCATGAGCTTAAGCAAGAGGGGAGGCTTATCCAGGTGTTAGAGATATTCGAAGAACTTATATCATCCCCTAGTACAGCTGAGCAGGGCTTCTATGTGCTCAGCACTGTTATTGAGAATCTTGAATATGATGCCATTGAAACCTACATTCCTACTATTTGGGCTATCCTTTTTGTACAGCAAGAAAAATTTCAAGCAGAAAAGTTTGTGAAGTCTTTTTTGATACTTTTGTCACTCTTTGTAGTCAAACATGGTTTTATGAAGCTTTCAGATTCAATGAATTCTGTTCAGGCCAACATATTTTCCCTGGTTGTGAAGCAGCAATGGATACCTAATCTTAAGCTGATCACTGGATCCATTGAGCTTAAGCTGGTTGCAGTTGCTTCAACCAGGCTTATACAATTTTTAGGTAAATCTCCAGCTATTTTGGATCCTGCAAATGTTGAACTGTGGGGAAAAATGGTGGATAGCATTGTTACTCTCCTTCTATGGCCAGAGCAGGATAGGGTTGAGGAGAGACAAGAAATGCCAGATATTGCAGAAAATGTGCGTTATACTGCTACCTCTGTCCGTCTTTACAATGCTGGGAAGAAAGAGGAGGATCCTCTGAAAGATATAAAGGATCCAAAGGCGGTTTTGGTAGCATCATTGGCTGGGCTTTCCTCCTAA